The following are encoded together in the Planococcus antarcticus DSM 14505 genome:
- the fliD gene encoding flagellar filament capping protein FliD: MRVGGIASGMDTESIVKDMMKIQKMPLDKLMQQKTFTGWQQEAVRETNLTMSNLRTSASSLRLQSSFNSYSATSPNPTSFSVATTPTAMSGSYRVEVVSVASAGKLNSSATIMKPAVTDPDGTVTTVARAAKSTDQIGIAGKVIINGTGDATKDATVEITAGMTYTEVAKKLQDSTIGKVPELRVSFDDTTSRFFIATKGMGSEQAFTMDFTAEDGTTANADLANKIINNGTATATADGATDGAIKFDGIEVTGLKTNQTTVNGLTVNLLQTGAETIVNVQSNPEKPLAMIKDFVDKYNETIENLQKQIIEKRYPDFQPLSDEQKKDLTEKEIELWEEKARSGLLRNDPVLKSAMQDLRRAFMDNVSGIADGNISHLSQIGINTGSYTEGGKLFIDDKKLSEALANKPDEVMALFTTRDAAGNGVGVRVYDTLNAVVKNLSAKAGSSSSSIDNSTLSKKIKQMDEEISRWQDRLARVEDRYWKQFTAMEKALSQMNSQSTWMQQSLFGGS; encoded by the coding sequence ATGCGCGTTGGCGGAATAGCATCAGGCATGGATACCGAATCAATCGTCAAAGACATGATGAAGATCCAAAAAATGCCTTTAGATAAATTAATGCAGCAAAAAACATTTACAGGATGGCAACAAGAAGCAGTACGCGAAACCAACCTGACCATGTCGAATCTTCGTACGAGTGCCAGTAGTCTGCGTCTGCAATCGTCGTTCAACTCATACAGTGCGACGTCACCAAACCCGACAAGCTTCAGTGTTGCCACAACACCTACCGCGATGAGCGGTTCGTATAGAGTGGAAGTAGTGAGTGTGGCGAGTGCGGGGAAATTAAATTCATCAGCAACCATTATGAAACCGGCTGTAACTGACCCGGACGGAACCGTTACAACAGTTGCAAGGGCGGCGAAGTCTACCGATCAAATTGGTATTGCTGGGAAGGTAATCATCAATGGCACTGGAGATGCAACTAAAGATGCTACGGTCGAAATTACGGCAGGTATGACCTATACAGAAGTAGCTAAGAAACTACAGGATTCAACTATCGGTAAAGTACCTGAGTTACGAGTTAGTTTTGACGATACAACATCTCGCTTTTTTATCGCCACAAAAGGAATGGGCAGCGAACAAGCTTTTACAATGGACTTTACAGCAGAAGATGGAACTACTGCCAACGCAGACCTTGCTAACAAAATCATTAATAACGGAACGGCTACAGCAACAGCGGATGGAGCTACGGACGGTGCCATTAAATTTGATGGTATTGAAGTAACTGGACTAAAAACCAACCAAACTACGGTCAATGGATTAACGGTAAACCTCTTACAAACAGGTGCAGAAACAATCGTTAACGTCCAGTCTAACCCTGAAAAACCATTAGCCATGATCAAAGACTTTGTCGATAAGTACAACGAAACAATCGAGAACCTGCAAAAGCAGATCATCGAAAAACGCTATCCTGATTTCCAACCTTTATCTGATGAACAGAAAAAGGATTTGACGGAAAAAGAAATCGAATTATGGGAAGAAAAAGCACGTAGTGGCTTGTTGCGCAACGATCCGGTGTTGAAAAGCGCGATGCAAGATCTGCGCAGAGCTTTCATGGACAATGTGTCCGGCATTGCAGACGGCAACATCAGTCATTTATCGCAGATCGGCATTAACACCGGCTCTTATACAGAAGGCGGTAAGTTATTCATTGATGACAAGAAACTGAGCGAAGCGTTAGCGAACAAACCCGATGAAGTGATGGCGTTATTCACTACGCGAGATGCTGCTGGCAACGGAGTAGGCGTACGCGTCTACGATACCTTGAACGCAGTCGTTAAAAACCTCAGCGCAAAAGCGGGAAGCTCTTCAAGTTCTATTGACAACAGTACATTGTCTAAAAAAATCAAACAAATGGACGAAGAAATCAGCCGCTGGCAAGATCGTCTGGCGCGTGTTGAGGACCGTTACTGGAAGCAATTCACGGCAATGGAGAAAGCGTTAAGCCAAATGAACTCGCAAAGTACTTGGATGCAGCAAAGTCTATTCGGTGGCTCATAA
- the fliS gene encoding flagellar export chaperone FliS, translating to MAIINPYQTYQQNSVMTASPQELTLMLYSGSVKFIKIAKRAMNDKNFQEKNTNIIKAQNIILELRSTLNSDIDMSTGLEQMYEYMYSRLLEANMKNDLEALEEVETLMTDMRNTWKQAMALARKN from the coding sequence ATGGCAATCATCAATCCGTACCAAACCTACCAACAAAACTCAGTCATGACAGCATCACCTCAGGAACTAACGTTAATGCTCTACAGCGGCTCTGTAAAATTCATAAAAATAGCAAAACGAGCAATGAACGATAAGAACTTCCAAGAAAAAAACACCAACATTATCAAAGCTCAAAATATTATCCTAGAACTTCGCAGCACATTAAACTCAGACATCGATATGTCGACAGGTCTTGAGCAAATGTACGAATACATGTATAGCCGTCTACTAGAAGCCAACATGAAAAACGATTTAGAAGCACTAGAAGAAGTAGAAACACTCATGACAGACATGCGCAACACCTGGAAACAAGCCATGGCATTAGCGAGAAAGAATTAA
- the motA gene encoding flagellar motor stator protein MotA, which translates to MDKTSWIGVIMGFAVLIGGMILKGSNPIALYNPAALVIIFAGTVACLLVAFPMDEIKKIPSLFKVIFSEKKSVSIKEMIPMFTGWAMLARKEGLLALEEKAEEVEDPFLQRGLKMVVDGQSQEHIRDLMEEEIVAMEERHELGAKIFAQAGTYAPTLGVLGAVIGLVAALGHLDDVALLGKSISAAFIATLFGIFSGYVLWHPFANKLKRKSEAEVKMKMIMLEGLLAVQEGLPVRTVEEKLLTYLPAKDRVLESQEESGVQVEA; encoded by the coding sequence GTGGATAAGACGTCATGGATAGGAGTCATAATGGGATTTGCCGTGTTGATTGGCGGGATGATCTTGAAAGGATCAAACCCGATCGCTTTGTACAATCCAGCGGCGCTGGTAATCATCTTTGCCGGCACCGTCGCCTGTCTGCTCGTTGCCTTTCCGATGGACGAAATCAAAAAAATTCCGAGCTTGTTCAAAGTGATTTTCAGCGAAAAGAAATCGGTCTCGATCAAAGAAATGATTCCGATGTTCACAGGCTGGGCCATGCTCGCACGAAAAGAAGGTTTGCTGGCACTCGAAGAAAAGGCGGAAGAAGTAGAAGATCCATTTTTACAACGAGGTTTGAAAATGGTCGTTGATGGCCAGTCACAAGAACACATTCGCGATTTAATGGAAGAAGAAATTGTTGCGATGGAAGAACGCCATGAACTGGGTGCAAAGATTTTTGCGCAAGCCGGTACGTACGCACCGACGCTCGGTGTACTGGGTGCCGTTATCGGTTTGGTTGCCGCCCTCGGTCACTTGGACGATGTAGCACTTCTTGGTAAGTCAATCTCCGCCGCGTTTATCGCGACCCTGTTTGGGATTTTCTCAGGTTATGTACTATGGCATCCATTTGCCAATAAACTCAAGCGAAAATCAGAAGCAGAAGTTAAAATGAAAATGATTATGCTAGAAGGCTTGTTAGCTGTTCAGGAAGGGCTGCCAGTCCGGACTGTAGAAGAAAAGCTGTTGACTTACTTGCCAGCGAAAGACCGTGTGCTTGAATCTCAAGAAGAAAGCGGTGTTCAAGTTGAAGCGTAA
- the motB gene encoding flagellar motor protein MotB, giving the protein MKRKKKHEEHVDEAWLLPYADILTLLLALFIVLFASSQVDAQKFNAIAESFNSELQGGTGVLDEQAPVESFDTSPTAELSEDPPSGESSEEILAAKDQRELQDFQTKIEAYIDEKGLSPRLQTEMTTKGLMITIKEGVLFESGSADMRDGSETIASEISNLLISDPPRMIFIEGHTDNIPTGTLEFPTNWELSSARAINFMRILLENDDLDPQKFSASGYSEYHPIASNDTPEGRAENRRVEVLISPYEKETDD; this is encoded by the coding sequence TTGAAGCGTAAAAAAAAGCATGAAGAACATGTCGATGAAGCCTGGCTCTTACCTTATGCCGATATTTTGACGCTGCTTTTGGCGCTGTTCATCGTACTGTTTGCTTCTAGCCAAGTAGATGCCCAAAAATTCAATGCCATTGCAGAGTCATTCAATAGCGAGCTGCAAGGCGGCACTGGTGTACTGGATGAGCAGGCGCCGGTTGAAAGCTTCGACACGTCACCGACCGCTGAATTGAGCGAAGATCCGCCATCTGGTGAAAGTTCGGAAGAAATTCTGGCTGCCAAAGATCAGCGGGAATTGCAGGATTTCCAGACGAAGATTGAAGCGTACATTGACGAAAAAGGATTATCGCCTCGTCTCCAGACGGAGATGACCACAAAAGGCCTGATGATTACCATCAAAGAAGGTGTTTTATTCGAGTCCGGAAGTGCGGATATGCGAGACGGATCCGAGACAATTGCGAGCGAGATTTCGAATTTGCTGATTTCCGATCCACCACGGATGATTTTCATCGAAGGGCATACAGATAATATTCCGACAGGCACATTGGAATTTCCAACGAATTGGGAATTGAGTTCTGCCCGCGCTATTAATTTCATGAGAATTCTGCTCGAAAATGATGATCTCGACCCGCAGAAATTTAGTGCATCCGGCTATAGCGAATACCATCCGATTGCCTCAAATGACACACCTGAAGGACGGGCGGAAAACCGCCGTGTCGAAGTGCTGATTTCACCTTATGAAAAAGAAACTGACGATTAA
- a CDS encoding flagellar basal body-associated FliL family protein, whose translation MGKLKKIIGVVIVAAVIGGGAAFYFMQKDVEAKEDKSLSAEEVAELSVDTDIITTNLASPGNFGIVQFNILLSDKDTKEEAEKRTAEVRAAVIATVASFTKDELVGESGITLIEEELAARLSEVFEKGKVNRVLVTEFKMQ comes from the coding sequence ATGGGAAAACTAAAGAAAATCATCGGCGTTGTCATTGTTGCAGCAGTTATTGGTGGAGGAGCCGCATTTTACTTCATGCAAAAAGATGTCGAAGCTAAAGAGGACAAATCGCTCAGCGCCGAAGAAGTAGCTGAGTTGAGCGTCGATACCGATATTATTACGACGAATTTAGCGTCTCCCGGGAACTTTGGGATTGTCCAGTTCAATATCTTGCTGAGCGACAAGGATACGAAAGAAGAAGCCGAAAAACGTACTGCTGAAGTGCGTGCAGCAGTGATTGCGACCGTTGCGAGCTTTACAAAAGACGAACTGGTCGGAGAAAGCGGAATTACACTAATTGAAGAAGAACTTGCTGCTCGATTATCCGAAGTTTTTGAAAAAGGAAAAGTGAATCGTGTGCTGGTGACAGAATTTAAAATGCAGTAA
- a CDS encoding flagellar protein produces the protein MKANQLDNCRICGTLFLKDYTDYCLDCYKEIEEEFKLVNNFLKIECNRFADIQEVSESTTVSVKQIADFIRDGRIYAEDFPNLGYPCKHCGKVIKRQILCDDCFEDFSLEIDATMKNDKFLEETGRKRVRPKVNAQYWKIR, from the coding sequence ATGAAAGCAAATCAGCTAGATAATTGCCGAATTTGCGGTACATTATTCCTTAAGGACTACACTGACTATTGCCTGGACTGCTACAAGGAAATCGAAGAGGAATTCAAGTTGGTGAACAATTTTCTGAAAATCGAATGCAATCGCTTTGCGGATATTCAAGAGGTTAGCGAGTCCACAACTGTCTCTGTCAAACAAATTGCCGATTTTATTCGTGACGGGCGTATTTACGCGGAGGACTTCCCAAATTTGGGTTACCCGTGCAAGCATTGTGGTAAAGTAATCAAAAGGCAGATCCTGTGCGATGACTGTTTCGAGGATTTTTCATTGGAAATCGATGCGACAATGAAAAACGATAAGTTTTTAGAGGAAACCGGAAGAAAACGAGTCAGGCCAAAAGTGAACGCACAATATTGGAAAATACGATAA
- the flgM gene encoding flagellar biosynthesis anti-sigma factor FlgM, with protein sequence MNIDKTNSSSFIQSYQKMQVAPVSKTKPLQKEDELQISNEAKAMFEKNASVDVERQEKIQLLKAQVSSGEYQVDVSKVADKVHQFWFDK encoded by the coding sequence ATGAATATCGACAAGACCAATAGTTCTTCCTTTATTCAATCTTATCAAAAAATGCAAGTGGCTCCTGTGTCGAAAACTAAGCCGTTACAAAAAGAAGACGAGTTGCAGATTTCAAATGAAGCGAAGGCGATGTTTGAAAAAAATGCCAGTGTGGATGTTGAAAGACAAGAAAAGATCCAGCTCTTAAAAGCTCAGGTGTCATCAGGTGAATACCAGGTTGACGTTAGCAAGGTAGCGGATAAAGTTCATCAATTCTGGTTCGATAAATAA
- a CDS encoding flagellar protein FlgN, with amino-acid sequence MLNLVVNTLDELISIQKQLIRYAERKQTVLIERKVDELTELVKEETKLVKQLSQLEDERQQLVADVLEEHPGLTFSQFAEQIPDEHVKQELHSQLKTLQMLLTELQAKNKVNEKILEDSMSFVQHMITQVTKSKQQHFNYPSPAGQQKPQTNNQGFFDTRA; translated from the coding sequence ATGCTGAACTTAGTAGTAAATACGCTGGACGAATTGATCAGCATACAAAAACAGCTTATCCGTTACGCCGAACGCAAGCAGACGGTGTTGATCGAACGAAAAGTCGATGAACTGACAGAGCTTGTGAAAGAAGAAACGAAACTAGTCAAACAGCTTAGCCAATTGGAAGACGAACGGCAGCAACTTGTAGCCGACGTATTGGAAGAACATCCTGGTTTGACATTCAGCCAGTTTGCAGAACAAATTCCAGATGAACACGTAAAACAAGAGCTCCACTCACAATTGAAAACGTTACAAATGCTTTTAACGGAGCTGCAGGCAAAAAATAAAGTCAACGAAAAAATCCTGGAAGACTCGATGAGCTTTGTTCAACATATGATTACTCAGGTTACAAAATCAAAGCAACAGCATTTCAATTATCCATCACCGGCAGGTCAACAAAAACCACAAACAAACAATCAAGGCTTTTTTGATACAAGAGCCTAG
- the flgK gene encoding flagellar hook-associated protein FlgK produces the protein MVSSFHGLELGKRGLSVGQASIATTGQNIANVNTKGYSRQQVNSSASPSLDVWTGQGANTGQLGTGVNLDSITRVRDRFLDQQFRDHSETLGQWQAKQTTLDRLETIVNEPSDSGLNSAMDLLNSAWQDLANEPDSLSAQAVVKERAQSFIEVAQSMNKSLDSLKSELTQESQATAEEANGYLKQIAELNKSIVRDGSQSNDLKDKRDVLVEELSTLMSIKVDEKSNGSYSISLSSNNQQLVSGEEVFEVDHKTGTGENKVYGGKLAGLSESIDIAKSYQDNLENVVGDFAAANSMSATGGKDQALFIGNAADFNLYEVKVNYEASLLKQPAATEKTSEAAQSDFRKLVSQLGAQSQAAIHSVTNHGATLQATENRRQSVTGVSLDEEMANLIKYQHSYNAAARLVSMTDQMLDTIINRMGN, from the coding sequence ATGGTTTCATCATTTCACGGATTAGAATTAGGAAAACGCGGCTTATCCGTTGGTCAGGCAAGCATAGCGACGACTGGACAGAATATCGCCAACGTCAACACAAAAGGCTATTCACGCCAACAAGTAAACTCAAGTGCTTCTCCGTCTTTGGACGTTTGGACAGGCCAAGGGGCGAATACAGGACAGCTTGGAACCGGCGTTAATCTCGATTCGATCACCCGTGTAAGAGACCGCTTCCTCGATCAGCAATTTCGTGATCATTCCGAAACACTCGGACAATGGCAGGCAAAACAAACAACATTGGACCGCTTGGAAACGATTGTCAATGAACCGAGCGACAGCGGCTTGAATAGCGCAATGGACTTGCTGAATAGCGCTTGGCAGGATTTAGCCAATGAACCGGATAGCTTGTCCGCACAGGCTGTGGTCAAAGAACGCGCACAAAGCTTTATCGAAGTAGCGCAATCGATGAATAAATCGCTGGACAGTTTGAAAAGTGAACTGACGCAGGAGTCACAAGCGACAGCTGAAGAAGCAAACGGTTATTTAAAGCAAATCGCAGAATTAAATAAAAGCATTGTCCGCGATGGCAGCCAGTCAAATGATTTGAAAGACAAACGGGATGTGCTGGTGGAAGAGCTATCAACGCTCATGTCGATCAAAGTAGATGAGAAATCGAACGGCAGCTACTCGATCAGCCTCTCTTCAAACAACCAGCAACTGGTAAGCGGTGAAGAAGTTTTTGAAGTCGATCACAAAACCGGCACTGGTGAAAATAAAGTTTACGGCGGCAAGTTGGCTGGATTGAGCGAGTCGATCGATATTGCGAAAAGCTATCAGGATAACTTGGAAAATGTAGTTGGTGATTTTGCAGCGGCCAACAGCATGTCAGCGACAGGCGGCAAGGATCAGGCTTTATTCATTGGCAATGCCGCAGACTTTAACCTGTACGAGGTGAAAGTCAATTATGAAGCGAGCCTTTTGAAGCAGCCAGCTGCGACGGAAAAAACGTCCGAAGCAGCGCAAAGTGATTTCCGAAAACTGGTTAGCCAGCTTGGTGCACAAAGCCAGGCAGCCATCCATTCTGTTACGAACCACGGAGCAACGCTACAAGCGACAGAAAATCGCAGACAGTCAGTGACCGGCGTTTCGCTGGATGAAGAAATGGCTAATTTGATCAAATACCAGCATTCATATAATGCAGCAGCACGTTTAGTATCGATGACGGATCAAATGTTGGATACCATCATTAACCGAATGGGCAACTGA